Proteins encoded together in one Impatiens glandulifera chromosome 1, dImpGla2.1, whole genome shotgun sequence window:
- the LOC124922714 gene encoding heavy metal-associated isoprenylated plant protein 32-like, with protein MSKEEFLKAQTCVLKVNIHCDGCKDKVKKILQKIDGVYTTKIDAEQGKVTVSGNVEAATLIKKLAKNGKHAEIWGGATKPANNNLNNQLKNVQIEQAKSGNVNKGGQKGSNQPKGGAQQQQKQQGLNPQQPLQQKQQGMMNMNPQLLQQMKGFQDLSKLPPQAKDLGKMGLPNNPNQIKKTVKFKLPEEDELSDEFDEDEFDDEDDYDDDELDDDTAYPPSQQQVPNKGKPNFMGNGQGGGKQQQMGNMMMNVQNKGGGGGGNNGGNAKKGAGGGGGGNAPVQMNGGKKDGGGGNGNKNQNQGGGGGKNGGCGGGGSFDGKNGNNNINGNGFTKLSNGFPPNISSVGGGGGMGQMSQMGHMGGGGMPISGAAHGLPAMAAGPPGGYFAGSGVDGSSMGGGGGGNQYYQQQQQQQMAAMMMNQQRANGNERFQPMMYARAPPAVNYMPMMYPYPSSYPPYPPPPDPYTHAFSDENTSSCTLM; from the exons ATGAGTAAAGAAGAGTTCTTGAAAGCTCAG ACCTGTGTTCTAAAAGTGAATATACATTGTGATGGGTGCAAGGACAAAGTGAAGAAGATCTTACAGAAGATTGATG GGGTTTATACAACCAAGATAGATGCAGAACAAGGTAAAGTGACGGTTTCAGGGAATGTAGAGGCTGCAACACTAATCAAGAAGCTAGCCAAGAATGGAAAACATGCTGAAATATGGGGGGGAGCCACAAAGCCAGCCAACAACAATCTCAATAACCAGTTAAAAAATGTCCAAATTGAACAAGCAAAATCTGGAAATGTTAACAAAGGAGGACAGAAAGGAAGTAATCAGCCAAAAGGAGGAGCTCAGCAACAGCAGAAACAGCAAGGTCTGAATCCACAGCAGCCATTGCAACAGAAACAGCAAGGAATGATGAATATGAATCCACAGTTGTTGCAACAGATGAAAGGATTCCAAGATCTTAGCAAGTTGCCTCCCCAAGCAAAGGATCTTGGTAAGATGGGTTTGCCTAATAATCCTAATCAGATCAAGAAAACTGTGAAGTTTAAGCTCCCTGAGGAGGATGAATTGAGTGATGAGTTTGATGAAGATGAATTTGATGATGAGgatgattatgatgatgatgaattggATGATGATACTGCTTATCCGCCATCTCAACAACAGGTCCCCAACAAAGGGAAACCTAATTTCATGGGTAATGGTCAGGGAGGAGGAAAGCAGCAGCAAATGGGTAACATGATGATGAATGTTCAGAACAAAGGCGGTGGTGGAGGTGGTAATAATGGCGGAAATGCTAAGAAAGGCGCCGGTGGTGGCGGAGGAGGGAACGCTCCCGTTCAGATGAATGGTGGAAAGAAAGATGGTGGTGGTGGGAATGGTAACAAGAATCAGAATCAAGGTGGTGGTGGAGGCAAGAATGGTGGTTGTGGCGGCGGCGGATcatttgatggtaaaaatggtaataataacataaatggCAATGGGTTTACCAAATTGAGCAATGGGTTTCCTCCAAACATCAGTTCTGTTGGTGGTGGTGGCGGAATGGGTCAAATGAGTCAGATGGGTCACATGGGTGGTGGTGGAATGCCAATTTCCGGCGCCGCCCACGGCCTCCCGGCCATGGCAGCAGGTCCTCCTGGTGGATATTTTGCTGGAAGCGGAGTAGATGGTTCTTCGatgggtggtggtggtggtggaaaTCAATACTAtcaacagcagcagcagcagcagatgGCGGCGATGATGATGAACCAACAAAGAGCAAATGGGAACGAGAGGTTTCAACCGATGATGTACGCTCGGGCGCCGCCGGCTGTGAACTATATGCCGATGATGTACCCTTACCCTTCTTCTTACCCACCATACCCACCGCCACCGGATCCCTACACGCACGCCTTTAGTGATGAAAACACCTCCAGTTGCACTCTCATGTGA